One genomic segment of uncultured Desulfobacter sp. includes these proteins:
- the tadA gene encoding tRNA adenosine(34) deaminase TadA, translating to MNDEYYMMLALDEAKKAEKHDEVPVGAILVDPAGKVIGQGYNCPISENDPTSHAEIKAIRSACRHINNYRLPGTTLYVTIEPCIMCMGAIIHARIQRLVFGAPDPKWGAAVSLYQMGSDVRLNHQPEIIQGICEKQTRHIIKSFFEEKRRNRDKHSCCGNPVG from the coding sequence ATGAACGATGAATATTACATGATGCTTGCCTTGGATGAGGCAAAAAAAGCCGAAAAACATGACGAGGTACCCGTTGGGGCCATCTTGGTGGACCCGGCCGGCAAGGTAATCGGACAGGGATATAACTGCCCGATATCTGAAAACGACCCCACAAGCCATGCTGAAATCAAGGCCATTCGTTCGGCCTGCAGGCACATAAATAACTATCGTCTGCCCGGGACAACGCTTTATGTGACCATAGAACCATGCATCATGTGCATGGGGGCAATAATCCATGCCAGAATCCAACGGCTGGTATTCGGGGCGCCGGATCCTAAATGGGGGGCTGCGGTCTCCCTTTACCAAATGGGATCGGATGTACGATTGAACCACCAACCTGAGATTATTCAGGGAATATGTGAAAAACAGACAAGACATATTATTAAAAGTTTTTTTGAGGAAAAAAGGAGAAACCGTGACAAACACAGTTGTTGTGGGAACCCAGTGGGGTGA
- a CDS encoding adenylosuccinate synthase codes for MTNTVVVGTQWGDEGKGKIVDLLSEHADYVVRFQGGNNAGHTMVVNGKEIISHLIPSGILQQKKCFIGNGVVVDPFVLLDELDYLAGNNIDVSPNMLKISNRAHLIMPYHQEIDKAREIKKGKDKIGTTGRGIGPCYEDKATRVGIRFCDLLDFDLFKEKVQTVMAEKNFYLKEYFKTDPMDPALVIDQFETIRDRLLPYISDVSVSLDQGIRQGMQILFEGAQGTHLDIEHGTYPFVTSSTTVSANAASGCGVGPGQLNEIIGIVKAYTTRVGAGPFPTELFDETGEKIQKTGAEFGATTGRKRRCGWLDMVVLKNAVRLNSLTGLAITKLDVLDDLDEIKICTGYEYAEKVITDFPAQIDVLANCTPVYETHPGWKAPTSNITNFEDLPEKAKAYLARIEELSEVKIKIVSVGPGREATIIKENIF; via the coding sequence GTGACAAACACAGTTGTTGTGGGAACCCAGTGGGGTGATGAAGGAAAAGGAAAGATTGTCGATCTACTCAGCGAGCACGCTGATTATGTGGTCAGGTTCCAGGGTGGGAACAATGCAGGGCACACCATGGTGGTCAACGGAAAAGAAATTATCAGCCACCTGATCCCCTCCGGGATACTTCAGCAGAAAAAATGCTTTATCGGCAACGGTGTGGTGGTTGATCCTTTTGTGTTGCTGGATGAACTTGATTATCTGGCGGGCAACAATATTGATGTGTCCCCCAACATGCTGAAAATCAGTAATCGTGCCCACCTCATCATGCCTTATCACCAGGAAATCGACAAAGCCCGGGAAATAAAAAAAGGAAAGGATAAAATCGGCACCACCGGTCGCGGGATCGGCCCCTGCTATGAAGATAAGGCAACCCGCGTAGGTATCCGGTTCTGTGATCTTCTTGACTTTGATCTGTTCAAGGAAAAAGTTCAGACGGTCATGGCGGAAAAAAATTTCTACCTGAAAGAGTATTTCAAAACCGATCCCATGGATCCGGCACTTGTTATTGATCAGTTTGAAACGATCCGGGACCGGCTTCTTCCTTATATTTCAGATGTTTCCGTATCCCTTGACCAGGGCATCCGGCAGGGTATGCAAATTTTATTCGAAGGTGCCCAGGGCACGCACCTTGACATTGAACACGGCACCTACCCCTTTGTCACCTCCTCCACAACGGTTTCAGCTAACGCTGCAAGCGGCTGCGGCGTGGGGCCCGGACAGCTCAATGAAATCATCGGCATTGTCAAGGCATACACCACCCGGGTGGGCGCAGGTCCCTTCCCAACGGAATTATTTGATGAAACGGGTGAAAAAATCCAGAAAACAGGGGCTGAATTCGGCGCCACCACCGGACGCAAACGGCGTTGTGGATGGCTGGACATGGTGGTATTAAAAAATGCCGTCCGCCTGAACAGCCTGACCGGACTTGCCATCACCAAACTTGATGTTCTGGATGACCTGGATGAGATTAAAATCTGCACAGGTTATGAATATGCGGAAAAAGTCATAACAGATTTCCCAGCTCAAATTGATGTCCTGGCAAACTGTACGCCTGTTTATGAAACACATCCCGGCTGGAAAGCGCCGACATCAAATATAACCAATTTTGAGGATCTGCCTGAAAAAGCCAAAGCCTATCTTGCACGGATAGAAGAATTATCGGAAGTCAAAATTAAAATTGTATCCGTGGGACCTGGACGTGAAGCCACAATTATCAAAGAAAATATTTTCTAA
- a CDS encoding helix-turn-helix transcriptional regulator, producing MTTEKKYDSPELAKEYGPLTFGRALWSHRKCEEISQKDFAKMLGISPSSLCDLEKGRKLPSVNRAAKIAKILNEPEKIWIRLALQDMLREADLRYEVSVA from the coding sequence ATGACTACTGAAAAAAAATACGACAGCCCAGAGCTGGCAAAAGAGTATGGGCCCTTGACTTTTGGCCGGGCACTCTGGTCCCACCGGAAATGTGAAGAGATCTCCCAAAAGGATTTTGCCAAAATGCTTGGTATCTCACCGTCAAGCCTTTGTGACCTGGAGAAAGGAAGGAAGTTGCCATCTGTTAACAGGGCAGCAAAAATTGCCAAAATTTTAAATGAGCCTGAAAAAATTTGGATTCGGTTGGCCCTTCAAGATATGTTGAGAGAAGCGGATTTAAGATATGAAGTTTCAGTGGCATAA